One part of the Aurantibacillus circumpalustris genome encodes these proteins:
- a CDS encoding DMT family transporter — MKSNLIYLVLALITGALIPIQAATNAAFSKSIGNASITGLMVFLVGLVGMIVFVLISRVAMPSPQQLVDAPIYGYFGGLIVATYVVMITILVPRIGVGTAIGFIVTGQILFAVVIDHFGLFNVATRLIDTTRFVGVTLIVVGVYLVMKK, encoded by the coding sequence ATGAAAAGTAATTTAATCTACCTCGTTTTAGCGTTAATTACCGGCGCGCTCATTCCTATTCAGGCTGCCACCAACGCGGCGTTTAGCAAAAGTATTGGTAATGCATCCATAACAGGCTTAATGGTTTTTTTAGTCGGTTTGGTTGGAATGATAGTATTTGTGCTCATTTCCAGAGTGGCAATGCCAAGTCCGCAGCAATTAGTGGACGCTCCTATTTATGGCTATTTCGGAGGATTAATTGTTGCCACGTATGTGGTGATGATTACAATTTTGGTTCCACGCATTGGCGTTGGTACAGCCATTGGTTTTATTGTAACCGGACAAATTTTGTTTGCGGTAGTGATAGATCACTTTGGTTTGTTTAATGTTGCTACCCGCTTAATTGATACTACGCGGTTTGTAGGTGTAACGCTGATTGTGGTTGGAGTTTATCTAGTGATGAAAA